Below is a genomic region from Rhododendron vialii isolate Sample 1 chromosome 5a, ASM3025357v1.
AATCGATAACGAATTCAATCTCTCTTTCAggaggtaaaccaggtaactcttcaggaaaaacatcggGAAATTCGCGAACTACTAAAGGTAACTCCCCACGTGTCGACAAATCTtcatctaacgtcaaactcgccaacaaGGAATAAATTGACTCGCGCTCTCGAGACCCACATAGATACGGTTCCAACGGCtcccgacgctccccaaagaattgGAAACAAGGACCCTCAAgaggacaaatacgaactcgacgcttgaaacaatcgatggtagcatgaaaggtagatagccaatccattcccaagataagatcaaaccccgacattccCAAAACGATGCAGTCGAATACAAAACGATGGTCACAAATGACTAACTCGCAATCTCGACAAATATGACCAAGAGGCGTTCTACCCCCTAATGGTGTCTcaacaaacaaaggaggactaaGACTCTCcgtttccaattccaaggcacacacaaatgatgcagcaatgaatgaatgcgatgctccagaatcaaagagtactttagcaaaggagttgaacaaaagaaatgtacccctcacaacggATGCTTCTGGAACCTGAGAAATAGAAGGTGAAGCATTCGAGTTGATGTTGAAAACACGCCCCTGGGTACTCTGACCTTGTGCAAAACCTCCCCTCTGACCAGAACCCTGAGTAGGcgcggaagaactcgctcccttGTCACCCCCGGAACTCTGAACCGACGTAGTCTGGCGGAAGTGAGGTTGTTGCTGCCTCTGAGTGCCCCTAAACTGTTGGCCAACATTATACCCCGTTCCCGGCTGCTGCACGGAACCCGACTCACTTTGCACTATCGACCCCTGAGGACAATTCCTAGCGAGATGATCCATCTTCCCACAAACATAACAAGCCTTCTGGAGATgtggacactgagcacgaacgTGTCCAGGTTGATTGCACTTGTAGCACACAGACGGAAGTCTAGACAAAGCACCCCGAGTCCCTGAAGAAGAAGGTACCTTAAAGTTGGATTGGTTAGATGGTTGCTGAGATGGTTCCCTCTGTCTCTTCCGTCCTTGACTCCCAAAGCTTCCTGACGATGAACTCACACTCACAACTTGTTGCCTCGGTTCCCAAACTCCCCTATTCCTCTGTGCTTCCTTTGGTATTTCAATACTTCTCGCACACTCAACAACCTCGGCGTATTTTGTCTTACGTTGCACCATTACCATTCTCCTCACGGTATTATGAAGCCCTTTCTCAAAACGTCTACATTTCCTTTCctccgtcgccaccaactctggcgcaaaTCGAGATAAAGACTGAAACTTTTGAGCGTATTCCGACACGGTCATACCCCCCTGCTCCAACTTCTCAAACTGATCTCTCAACTGCTCACGACTAGTCTCTGGAAAGTATTGTTCCTCAAATAATGTCTCAAACTCGGCCCACGTCAAATTTTCAACATCCGGTTCATTTACTTGAGCTacggtccttgccgctctcctcgCATCCTTCCTAGATTCTAGGACagactcccaccactcattgGCTTCCCCGGTAAGTTGAACAGCCACGATATTCACTCGTAAATCGTCTTCGGTAATCTTAAGAGCATTGAAAAGTTTACGGATTTGTGCTAACCAATGATCGGCCACAAGAGGATCACTACTTGTCCCATCAAACATCGGTGGATTCCTACGGCTAAATTCTCGCATTGCCGATAAGGCTCGGTTGTCTGCATTTTCTCTAGGAGCTTGGTTGAAcagatttgcagctgtaagtgctgcgacaAGATCCCTAGCAAATTGAGTTTGATTGGGTGGTATTTCTGCAGCCCTACCGGCCCCAGCCCCCGGATTCCTacctgggttctccccatgctgactaacctcatcctcTGGTGGcaccccacggccacgaccacggccacgACCTCCCCGGTTTCCTGCCACACCCCGCCTAACACGCGATTTCGGAGGCATTTTACTACAagatataagaaaggaaaactattaaTCACAACATCACAACTATGTCCCCAAATTCCCAACACAGGTTAATAACAACTCTACACCACTCTACGATAtcgaaaatgcaatgccacgtaATCATAcgaatgttagtcacacaagcatgcacaagtcatgtaaaaaaatatatatataattttgaacccatgagacgaaacgtctccccacggtcgctaggtgttctaaacctcgctttgataccaagttgtcacaccctcgatttttaacataaatataaatgatttccataaataaaatctcgccataatttgtacgataaccaaaatgaagtagcgatcccaaaatattacatcttcggctccgaggcccaaattaacgcaagtactgaatattcaagagttaaaggttacaatattccatagtcaaaagatttactataaagttacaaatacatcttcaaagagatttacaaagatgcctaagtaactcctcaatcgatagctttcaaaataatgatcaCATCCAAGCATTCCAAGCATGCACGCTATTGTCCTgtattagtacctgaaaatgataataggcttgagctacactagcccagtaggaaattctacgctaacattatatgcaagagaaatgcaaggatgatcacaaggAAGAACGAGATACAGACCacacaataggcaataaccGAGGCTTAACAATCCGACAAACTCAGTATGAAATTTGgtatacacctcaatctttaACCGTTTCACTCTCCATGTGTTCAATATCGCTTCACGttaagtgtcatgagccgaagctcctgccgggctaattatgggaccccgatatcccctgccaagcgcccaccgagaaggttaggccttgagtgatcattatgagcataagctcctgccaggctaattatgggaccctgatatcccctgccaggcacccacccgtcgatgggccccaaatgttctcgttgtgtcgacAAGTGTCCAAAAATCTCTTACTcacataacgtgtcatttcaatttaatcaaagtccatatggaaatcaacgtccaattataccaaacaaggggcgagggttgcaaagatactcaacgaactcaacgaatatgatcgatagtgttatggagtgatttggtgacgtttggaacaagttagaagcgatcgggggtcaagacaatggagtcagaacaagaaacaaaacttagccttaaggcattgaagtatagatactatgaatttcagtatctatacaacagGCCTTAAAAACTTCCAGAGAccgattgtatcgatactgatttaatcagtatcgatacgacAGTAACCTAAGCCGTTCCAGAGattcctgtatcgatactgagaagagcagtatcgatacaaatgggtgttcgagcagattttctgcagatttcaagaaatccaaccacaacaacaacaacaacaatagacacgatttcaagcaaggagagcacttctattacatatattgagaggtagaatccctacctcgaggccgaagaacgaaacccacaagaatttcaagccctagcttccgaaaatCGAAACTGAGAGCAatacgactccaccgagctccaaccggtgaaatacggaccacaatacgcgtagaggatgaatgtttgaaggttgtgttgagtgggttttgggttattggagtgaaatttggtgagagggcaagagagagggagagagccgagagagagctgggagagagatgaaaaaaaagtgtgaagggaaaaaatttcccaggcatatacacggcacacacatgcacaaattacactagcacccataactttcaactccttacactttgacccccaactacaatattctcattaatccatcacttttccatttataaaacaataaaattataaaatgaatttacgggtctctacagcaatggccatatactccgcttctgttgtagacagcgcgaCTGAAGcatgtaaagtagctttccaactaatggcacttctggacagagtaaaaacataacctgtcagagtcCTCCTCTTATtgtggtcaccggcaaaatccgaatcaacataaccaacagcataaTTACCAGAATTGGCAaccccaaacaatagaccaacacctgcagttctgcacaaataccgtagtatccatttcatagtctcccaatgtgcctttcctgaaCGCCCCATATaccgactaacgacactaactacatgtgaaatatcaggacgagtacataccatggcgtacataaggctcccaactgtgcacgaatatggaacctgagacatatatttctcctcatcctccgactgtggtgacaacttatctgaaagtcgaaagtgtgctgccaaaggggtactgactggcttcgagttctacatggcaaagcgctcaagcactttaagaacataagacttctgattcaaaaataatttgccagctactcgatctctgcaaatctccatacccaaaatacgttttgctgcacccaaatttttcatctcaaattcaccacctaactgttgtttcaaccgattgatttctgatacactcttggcagcaataagcatatcatcaacatacaacagtagataagcaaatgaaccatctgaaagttttcaaaaatacacacaactgtcatactcactcctagaatatgactggcttatcataaaagtatcaaaccgcttataccactgcctagagGATtatttgaggccatacaaagacttacgaagtaaacaaacgtgatcctttttaccagaaacaacaaatccctcaggctgacgcatataaatctgttcttcaagctcgccatgcaaaaacgcagttttgacatctagttgctctaactcaagatcataacatgcaacaatagcaagtaaagtgcgaatggaactatgttttacagctggtgaaaatacctcattgtagtcaacaccctccttctggctgtatcctttcgccactaacCGAGCTTTgaaccgagcgtcttctacccctggaatacctgatttgcgcttgaagacccacttgcatccaacaatccttttccctttcagcggttctactaactcccatgtctgattcttctgaagagactcaatctcctcattcatagcaacaaaccactgtgcagactcagcaCTCAAAACAGCTTCtgtatagcttgaaggctcctcatactcaactatttcagcaactgataaaacATAGgtcaccatctcagaataagccaaatacctttcaggaggccgaatctccctcattggcctatctttagcaataatgcgtggttgctcaactaacaCATCAACCTCtatgtctgaactcttgaactcttcttcaattggcttttcaatgtgcttcttcgctgagtcggaagattcacccaaaaactccacctgctttggaacactatgttcctgaactgtatcatcaacctgtttagaccccttaatcagataattttcatcaaaagtcacatccctactaatcaaaaacttcaaatcatcagagcaccataacctgtaccctttaacacctgctgcataacccaagaaaatacacttcttggcctgtggctccaatttaccttcattcacatgagcgtaaactggacacccaaaaacacgcaacacagaataatcagccggatgacctgaccatacctcaaacggagtcttacactcaatagcagtcgacggagacctgttcaccaaatagcatgttgtggtaATGGCTttagcccaaaattctttgcccaatttggaattggacaacatacaacgtgccttctccaaaagagtcatattcattcgttcagccacaccattttgctgaggggtttttctcactatgtgatgcctcacaatgccctcatcactgcaaaatctatcaaactcgctaagacaaaactccataccattatcagttctcaaacgttttattttcttaccagtctgattctcaatcaaagttttaaactgtttgaatgttttaaaggcgtcactcttatgtttcaacatatacacccaaaccttacgagagaaatcatcgataatactcataaaatatcgaaaaatacctttagaagttacctctgcgggaccccaaagatccgagggaaaataatccaccgtgcctttggtgcgatgaacagctgtactgaattttaccctgcactgcttgccgtaaacACAATGCTCAAagaaatccagcttctcaattttctggccacttAGCagaccctgtttgctcaaaactgtcatccccttctcgctcatatgcccaaggtgcatatgccacaaacgagtcaagtctgaatctgaaaccttggatgaaacaaccgttgctgcagcacctataactgtactgccctggagtgtatagaggttaccacacttctgacccttcatcagtactaatgcatcctttgagactttcaaaactccaccttcatcgaggaatttgcaaccatgagaatcaaaaGCACCCAAGgagataagatttttcttcaaatttggaacatgtcgaacctcagataaagtcctaacaataccgtcatgcatcctaagctgaatcgttcctgaaccaacagtcttacatgccatgttgttgcccatcaaagcTGTACCtccattgaccgcctcataagtagaaaaccactctctatgcggacacatatggtatgaacatccagaatctagaacccactcggtattagagcgagaatcgacctctgtaactgataacacattatctgactcatttGAACTTTCAACAATTCCaacaattactttaccccctttctggtcttctttttccttctccttgagttttaaacagtcatttttccagtgcccgggtttcttgcaataattgcactttcccttcttcttacctgatgacctggatcttcccctattactcgactcctcCCTtcctgttgttcttcccctaacaaacaaaccctccacATGTGCATCACCCTTACCTGACACTTtcttcctcaattctttcgaatataggctggccttaacatcctccatggatatcgtgtctttgccatacaatagggttataacaaagtgctcatacgaaagtggtaaagaccatagcaaaattagggtttggtcctcatcctcaattttactatcaatatttttcagatccataataatgcgattgaactcgtctaaatgatccttaacaggtataccttctcgcatacgaaacgtataaagacgttgtttgagatataatctgttggtgagcgacttcgtcatatatatgccttccaacttcagccagattcctgctgctgaagtttcttcttccacctcgcgaagaacgtcatctgccagactcaactgaatagaactcagagctttggcatccgtatcatcccaatcttcctctttgattccagaattagtcttgcctaacaaaaccttgtgcaatccttgttgggttaacagagccttcatctttactctccaaagactgaaactgctgctctgcccatcaaacgtCGTAATCTCGAATTTAGACGCCATaaccacaatcggaaacgaaaccctaatttttgcaacctaaggctctgataccagtttgttgtaacgaacgctatgaatgcaagctaagaacgagaaattgaaaactaaacaagaaatcacaaagacacaagatatacgtggttccccaagatgggtacgtccacgggcgaagagagagagaggattcactaaccaacgtgaagaagagatacaaagagccggctataatccgtaactctagaaaagccacaatatgaaagcccaaaagataattcctagaagttccccaaaagccttatttataataggctacaaaaacgggaacaacataattaaccaatgtgggactaaagaatacaaggcattcccaacagtAGCCTTGCAGATGTCGTGGAGGAATGTAAATACCCTTGAGAAATATTTAAATTAGAAACTTCGTTTAgaacaaatgaaaaatgatgaTAGGATGGTATGAAGAAAAATGTGAAACACCAAAGAAGAATATGTATCTCTATATAGTTGTATAATGATTTGTGAAAGATAATTCTCACAACAATAGGATGGTAGGAAGAAAGAATGTGTAAGATCAACTCTTCTCGACCGGCGCAGATttgagcatactcctcgatatACACTCTAGGACGATGAAAAAACACATCCTGACGAATCAAAGAACGGATAGTTTTCCTTCAAGGCAATGCCACAAGTGCGCATGTACTCAAAGCACTGAATTATGTTTCCGCCACGGCATTCACTCCAAGCAGTGTAGTCAGTCAACTCTCGATCAAATGGTAAGAGGAGCCAAACTCCCACGTCCAAAGATGTGGTTGGCACTACCCACCACATCAGTGACGACATGGGCAAACAAGtcaatgtaaataaaaaaaggttaatGTTTGGCTTTAGCCtcaactatatttgatttttagGGGAGGGATCAAAAGACTTTTGGGGCAAATTGGTGACTGCTCTAAGGAGTAGCAGAAATGACAATAGAATTAGAAACCTTACTGTTTTGCCATTTCTAATTCCACTGTTTTGCCGTTTCTGCTGCTCCTTAGAGCAATCATCATTTTGCCGCAAAATCTTTTGTTTCCTTCGctaaaaatcaaatatagttgaGGCAAAAGCCAACAATAACCATTTTTAATTTACAGCGACTTGTTTTGCCCATGTCGTCATTGATGTGGCTAGTGCCAACCACATCTTTGGACGTGGGAGCTAACTTTTGTCTTCGAGAGTTGACTGACTACACTGCCTGGGGTGAATGCTGAGGCGGAAATATAGTTTAGTGCTTTGAGTACATGCGCATTTGCAGCACTGCCTTGAAGGAAAACTATCCATTTTTTGGTTCGTGAATATGAGTTTTTTCGTCGTCCTAGAGTGTATATCGAAGGGTACGCTCAAATCCGCACTGGTCGAGAAGAAGAGATCTTGCACATTCTTTCTTCCTACCATCCTATTGTTGTGAGAATTGTCTTTCACAAATCattatacaactatatataggTACACATTCTTCTTTGGTGTTTCATATTTTACTTCCTACCATCCGATCATCATTTTTCTTAATGAAGtttataatttgcatatttttcgtAGGGTAACTAAATCCTCTACGACATGTGCGAACTGCATTTTGTATAGGCTACCATTTCATGTCATTGGTGGGGTTTGGAAGTTTCAAGGGAAAACCACACTAGTGTATTGCATGTTCCCTAGAGATGGCACTTTTGGGGGATGCTTAGGCATGAACTTGTGCCAATGGTTCCCACTAGTAGGCCCTCTCAAAAGGTATGCAATTAAACTATACAAGTACAAAGGTTTGGTATGGTTCTAGTAGTACAAAATATAGAAACTTGACTATGCTAGTTCATTCTAGAAGACCTAGTCTGACTATAGTCAGTAGTAGTATAGATAGTTAGATTTGTAGAACAGAAGAAGAGCCTTTACTTTCTATTATATTAGTAAAGCGCTAGCACCCATATAGAGTAAGGGGATCTTCTGGATAGCTACGAAGCCTTCCCTATTCGACGTGAAGTTGAACAAAAAGCTGCGGAATTGACCTATTTCTTGCGTGTACCGATTGAAgttttttgaaagttaaaatCTTCGTAATTGTAAGAAATTGTGTTAATCGGATACCACCTGGTAGCTAGTATCGCATCGAACTGCATTACGCTTTATAAAATTAGGTTTGGCCACGTTGGATCAAACCCTCAAACACATTTCACGTTTCAACGCTTACAATGGTACCCTCTGTTGGAACATGTGTGAAGgttagtcccacattggaaaaatagaagaagaattggtccttaatatacaattggatggctcaccacttacaaggcttagccttttaagtggatatgagtCGTTCAATGTATATTCGGCTCTGGTAATGTGGTGGACTTTGTTGACACTCCCCAATCAGACTGGGCCTAGAGCACAAGATCGAAGGCTCTGCACAataaattggtatcagagcccatGGCTACGATCTATGGGCAAGCAGATTCTCCTGGAAACATCGGTGGCCTGCACAGAAACTCTTGATGGAGTAGGATGCCAGGAGGCAAGGTGACTCTCGATGGAGTAGGGTGCAGTGATGGACACAATGTTAAGAGGAGGATAACATATTAGAATTCAGACGGAGTCATAGGTCATCAGATCAAGGGGGAGCTAGGGCCAAGACACGGGCTCACACACGAGGGGGATATTGTTGGAACATGTGTGAAGGTTAGTCCCAcatcaaaaaaatagaagaagaattGGTCCTTAATATACAATAGGATGACTAACCACTTACAAgacttagccttttaagtggatatgggtcattgaATGTATATTGGGCTCAGGTAATGTGATGGACTCTATTGACACTCCCCAATTAGACTGGACCTAGCGCACAGAATTGGAGGCTCCGCACAACaccctcctcctctcttcttccccttttggTTTAAGCAGTCATAACTTTAGTGCAATTATGGTGTGCTTTAGTAGGTGTTTTCCCTTTTGAAGTGACTAAAAGCTACCttgtttttgctaaaaagtccaaaaagctgATGTATGTGAGTAGAAAAATCAGCTTTTTTTGGCTCTTTAGCGTAAACAACGTGGCTTTTAAAAAATCGGGCTTTGTAAGAGAAACGCTGAATTAATCTTTTCAGAAGTTAAATTATGGTTTAAGCAGAATTATATGATATCAGTGATATTACCTGTTAATTGCATTTTAGTTAAGCGTAGAGGATTGTCCAAGTTACATCGAAAACACTGGTTTTGTATGAAATACTACATTTTTGTCAAGAAAGATTCCAACGTTTCTTtgagaaattaaaagaactcattgatatcgaATAATTAGCACCAAaagttttgactttttttttttttgataaaattataaataatgctgctgctgctgctgcttcttcgaCGAGCATGACATCAATCTTCTGATGATTTAATTCGTCTCCGTAATGTTCGTTTTTTCCTTCTCTGTAGTGTTGCCATCATCCTCGTAAATGATCTTAAGCCCACACTTCTTCACCATGAACGGCAAAATCATACCATTCACCCCAGACCGTGATTCTATAGAGATCTCCACTTCATCGCCGCTTTCTAACATCAGCATGGGACAACATGCTAGCGGTATATAGAGGAAGCACATCTTATCTTCAGCTTCATCTTCATCAAGACAATATTCCAGGGGGACGGAAAATGCATGCACGTGATGAAATCCGTTGGCAGGACGCTGATCAAAATTCTCGGTGGTTGTTTTATTGCCGATATGGTAATCAAGATAACTCCACAAATAAAATTCATCTCTAACTGTGGGTCGCATAATTACGCATAACATCAAGCCCATTATTTTCCATGTTACAAGAGGAGGCACAGCAAAAGATAGATATGACCCTCCTGTATTCTGGTACTCGAACCAATTGGGAACCTCGACCCCGGGAAGAATGATACCAATAGGTGGCCGAATTGAAAACAATATCTGTTCCAATTAATGGATCATGCATTATTACTCCATTACAAACCAAACTTATTTTTCTCATCACTTGATGAGATATATATCAAATAAAAGATATGTATAGGCAGTTGTAAGCAAAGTTTTAAATCACGGTATTGGGATACGTAACAGTATCAGTAATACGGTCATATTTCGGCCGATATCAGACCATATCGGCCTATAAGTAAGTAAATAACTGTATCAAAGGTCCCAAATCCCGTTAGGTAACGGCCAATATAATATTCCCTcagtccctttttaaatgtctgcTTTGAAAAACATGTATTTTCTTGAACATAAAAACATGTATTTGCATATAACTTATTTaagatttttttgcaccaaattaaagtgctcaATGATTACTTTaatatggtgtaaaaaaataacaaaatcatatagaaaaaaatatattttcggGGGTTTGAAAATTCACGTATTCCTATAACGAAGActtaaaaggggacggagggagtacgtaACAGCATTTGTTTAAAACCCTAATTGTAAGGCAAATTAGGCTATTGTATCCCACATTTTTTACCCCCCACTCATATTTTAAGGCCCTTTATTTATAACACGTACGACTATACATTTAGTCTTTAGAAAGAAACCCACGATGACAAAATTCTCAAATGTATGTGTTATTTTATGAGCACAAAAGAGGCTTGTAAAGATAAAAGTAACAATGGAAAAACTCAtaggggaaagaaaaaaaaaaccctccttTTTCTACAATAGTAATTGAACAATTCGATTGTCAAATATTAATAGCTAATCTTGCATCTCAAAAAGGGAAAGAATGAAACTTAAATAtacttcatttaaaaaaaatcgcaaTAATATTTTTGTGCCAAAAAGCCTTGACTAGTGATCTCCGCCTATGGCCAGGCCAGGCCGCCCCTCATTTCACCCAAACTCATTATATTGATAACACGAAGACGAATGGATAATAGCGATCAtcttgattaaaaaataagcatgatCATGATTTAATAATATGCATGGTTCtttagtttagagagagagagagagagagagagagaggaaccttATATTGTTGGATTCTTTCTATGACAATAGTtgcaaaattgttcttcacaaACTTCTTGGCACCCCAAAAACACATGGATACTTTGCAACGCGCTGTAGGTACGCTTTCTAATGATGTGCAGAGACTTGCATCCACGAGGAGTAAACCTGATGGAATCTCTGGAATTGATTCGAGTCTTGTACAATTACCCAAGTAAAGACCCCATAAGTTAGAAAGGTTACGGAAACTATCTGGTAAGCTGGTAAAACTATTTCCTCCAAGATCCAAAACCTCTAATGAGATCAACCTCTCAACTTCAGCGGGTAGATGTGAAACATTGCAGCAATCCATGCTCAATTCCTTCAGGTAAACAAGGTTACAAACACTATCTGGTAAGGTACATAAATTGTTTCCGTCAAGAGTCAATGTCTCTAAGGAGATCAAACTTCCAATTTCACCGGGTAAATGTGACAAATTGCAGTCTGCGATACTCAATCGCTTTAAGCAACTCAAGCCCTGTACACATGCCAGTGACAAACCAATCGAAtccattttctttgttctcAATGTCCAAGATGACAAGAAAGAGAGCCGTGATTTAGACGGTGATCCTTTGAGTCCAGCTAATTTTCCTAGTTCCCGGCATCCAGAGAAATCAAGATATTCTAGAGATTTCAACATCCCAATGCCGAAGGGAAGCTTCCAAAGTTTTCTACAGTTCCTCATATCTAGGACAACAAGTTTGTGGAGACATCTAATAGATTCATCAACCTCTACCAACCTTATACAGTCATTAAGCAACAGTTCCTTGAGATTGTTGAGTCCAGAGAAGTCAGGGGTTTTGGGTAGGTAATAGCAATGACTGAGATAAAGGAATTTCAGTTTAACCGATACCTACCCAAAAACAACGAGTGAATATTGTTACTGATCGATCTTCAAATAATAtacagagagatagagaaataaTGTCGTAGTCGTACCTTCGTTCCCTTCCATACTTGTTTTAGTTTGCTATAACACAAGTCAAGAGTAACCAAATTCTCCATGTGTAAG
It encodes:
- the LOC131327542 gene encoding uncharacterized protein LOC131327542, with amino-acid sequence MPPKSRVRRGVAGNRGGRGRGRGRGVPPEDEVSQHGENPGRNPGAGAGRAAEIPPNQTQFARDLVAALTAANLFNQAPRENADNRALSAMREFSRRNPPMFDGTSSDPLVADHWLAQIRKLFNALKITEDDLRVNIVAVQLTGEANEWWESVLESRKDARRAARTVAQVNEPDVENLTWAEFETLFEEQYFPETSREQLRDQFEKLEQGGMTVSEYAQKFQSLSRFAPELVATEERKCRRFEKGLHNTVRRMVMVQRKTKYAEVVECARSIEIPKEAQRNRGVWEPRQQVVSVSSSSGSFGSQGRKRQREPSQQPSNQSNFKVPSSSGTRGALSRLPSVCYKCNQPGHVRAQCPHLQKACYVCGKMDHLARNCPQGSIVQSESGSVQQPGTGYNVGQQFRGTQRQQQPHFRQTTSVQSSGGDKGASSSAPTQGSGQRGGFAQGQSTQGRVFNINSNASPSISQVPEASVRRVRICPLEGPCFQFFGERREPLEPYLCGSRERESIYSLLASLTLDEDLSTRGELPLVVREFPDVFPEELPGLPPEREIEFVIDLLPGTAPISIPPYRFAPAELRELKTQLQELENLGFIRPSTSPWGAPALFAQKKDGSLRLCIDYRKLNRVTIKNKYPMPRIDDLFDQLRGATCFSKIDLRSGYHQLRVRREDIPKTAFRTRYGHYEFVVMPFGLTNAPATFMDLMNRIFRAYLDRFVVVFVDDILIYSPTEEEHQSHLTIVLEILREHQLYAKLSKCEFWLSEVKFLGHVVSKGGVSVDPGKIESVMNWQRPKNVFEIRSFLGLAGYYRRFVLDFSCLAAPMTRLTREATLVGPDMIKETSESMKAIRQRLKKAQERTTEQVKVIRQRLLTAQSRQKNYADRRRRPLSFEEGDHVFLKVSPRRGLSRFGKKGKLSPRYIGPFDIIEKIGEVAYRLALPPKLRVYMTCFTCLC